Below is a genomic region from Mycolicibacter hiberniae.
CTGGGTGCTCTTCGGTCCGATCTCCGCGGGCCTGCTGTTGGTGATCCAGCACTCCAGCGGCTTCGGTTTCCAGCCGCTGGTCCCGGCGATCCTGCTGGTGCTCGTCTCGCTGATGCTCGCCATCCAGGTGAAAGCCGCACGCATCCACACCTCGGTCGAACTCACCGAGGACACGCTGCGCCAAGGCACCGAGACCATTCGGGTGGCCGACATCGTCGCGCTCTATCCCGAGGCCGAACGGCCCACCGGTTGGGGCAAGCAGGTGCTGCAGAAGTGGCAGGAATCCCGCGCGCTCGGGGAGCTGAGCGGTGTTCCCCGACGCCGGGTGGGGATCGGCCTGCGGCTGCGCGGCCGGCGCACCGTGCAGGCCTGGGCGCGCGACCACCGCCGACTGCGTGCGGCTCTGGGAGAGCTGATCCCCGAGACCGTCCCGCCGGGCGGGCCCGCTGAGACCGACGTCGACGACGGATCGTCGTGGTGAGAACCGGCCCGCTCATCCGGTCCCTGGTCGAACTGGCCCTGGCGGCCGCCGCGGCGGTGGGCTGCGCGGCCAGTTGGCTGCAGGTGCGCTACCCGGTGGTGGTCGCCCCGGTCATCGACGGCGAACCGGCCACCGTCTCGATCGGCTACCACCCTCCGATGCTGCTGCTGGCATGGGTGTTGGCGACGACGGCGGGGGTACTGGCGGTGGTGGGCGCCGCGCGGTTGCGTCGCGCCCGCCGCACCGCCCGGGGTCAATACCCCACGGGGGTATCATCGGCGGCGTGATCACCACCGACCTCGAGCTGCGGGGAATGACGTGTGCGTCGTGCGCGGCGCGGGTGGAGCGCGCTTTGAACGCCCTGGACGGGGTGGCGGCCACGGTCAACTTCGCGGTCGAGCGAGCCCATATCGAACACCAGCCCCATGTCTCGCCCGCCGACCTGGTGAACACCGTCGAAGCGACCGGATACCAGGCCGCCGTGCTCGGCTCGGCCGGCGAACACCATGGCGGGCACGCCGACGTATCCGCCGGCCAACTGCGCACCCGGCTGATCGTCTCGGCCCTGCTGGCCGCGCCCGTGGTGGCGCTGTCGATGGTGATGGCCTGGCAGTTCAGCGGTTGGCAGTGGGTCGCCCTCGCGCTGACCACCCCGATCGTGTTCTGGGGCGGTTATCCGTTCCATCGTGCCGCTGCGCGCACCGCCGTGCACCGTGCCGCCACCATGGACACCCTGGTCTCGCTGGGCACCTGCGCCGCCTATCTGTGGTCGGTGGTGGCGGTGTGCACGGGGGCGGGCCACGTGTACTTCGAAGTGGCCGCCGTGGTCACGGTATTTCTGCTGGCCGGCCGGTTTGCCGAGTCGCACGCCAAACGGTCGGCGGGCGCAGCGCTGCGCGAACTGCTGGAGCTCGGCGCCAAAGACGCCACGGTCATGAGCGCGGACGGGTCCACCGAGACCCGGGTGCCGATCGCCGACCTTCGGGTCGGTGACGTCATCGTCGTGCGGCCGGGGGAGCGAGTCGCCGCCGACGGCGTCGTCGTCGACGGGGCCAGCGCCCTGGACACCGCGGCGATGACCGGCGAACCGCTGCCGGTGGACGTCGCCGTCGGCGATTCGGTGCTGGGTGGTTCGCTCAACACCACCGGGCGGGTGTTGGTTCGGGCCGCCAAAGTCGGCGCCGACACCCAGCTGGCGCGGATGGCCACCATGGTCGCCGACGCCCAGGCCGGCAAGGCCTCGGTCCAGCGACTTGCCGATCGGGTCTCGGCGGTGTTTGTGCCCGCAGTGCTGGGTATCGCCGCGCTCACGCTGGCCGGCTGGCTGCTGACCGGCGCGTCCGCCGCGGCGGCGTTCACCGCGGCGGTGGCCGTGCTCATCATCGCCTGCCCGTGCGCGCTCGGGTTGGCCACGCCGACCGCCATCCTGGTCGGCACCGGCCGTGGTGCGCAGCTGGGCATCCTGATCAAGAACCCGCAGGTGCTCGAGACCGTCAAGGACATCGACACCGTCGTGCTGGACAAGACCGGCACCGTTACCAGCGGCGTGATGTCCGTCGGCGGCCTCGCGGCCGAACCGGGCGAGGACCCGGACACGGTGCTGGCCCGAGCCGCCGCCGTCGAGGCGGCGTCCGAGCATCCGATCGCCACGGCCATCGTCGCCGGGGCCAAGGCCGCCGGCCTGCAGATCGCCCCGGTGACCGATTTCGTCAGCCGGCCCGGCCACGGTGTGACCGGGGTCGTCGACGGCCTGCGGGTCGAGGTCGCGCGGGCGGCCGCCGCGGACGAGACCGGGACCGCGGTGGAGGTCTGCTGGGAAGGGCAGGTGCGCGGGACGATCACCGTGACCGACACGGTTCGGCCCACGAGCGCGGCCGCGGTGGCGCAGCTCAAAGCCCTGGGCATCACCCCGATCCTGCTCACCGGCGACGGTGCGGCGGCGGCCCGCAGGGTGGCCGGGCAGGTCGGTATCGACTCCGGCAACGTCATCGCCGACGTGTTGCCCGCGGACAAGGCTGCCGAGGTCAAGCGCCTGCAGGCCGACGGTCGGCGGGTGGCCATGGTCGGTGACGGCGTCAACGATTCGGTGGCGCTGGCCACCGCCGATATCGGGATGGCGATGGGCACCGGTACGGACGCCGCCATCGAGGCCGGTGATGTCACCCTGGTGCGCGGCGACCTCGGCACGGTGCCCACCGCGCTTCGGCTGTCGGCGCGCACCCTGCGCATCATCCGGCAGAACCTCGGCTGGGCGTTCGGCTACAACGTGGCGGCCATCCCGCTCGCGGCGGCCGGGTTGCTCAACCCGATGATCGCGGGCGCGGCGATGGCCGCCTCATCGGTCCTGGTGGTCGCCAACAGCCTGCGGCTTCGTCGTTTCGCGCGATAAGGCCGGGAACGCCGGCCGGGGTGTTGCGTGTGTCGGGCCGGAGTCAGGAGTCCAGCCAGCTCAACTGCGCCGGCAGCTGGCTGCGCCAGTAGGACACATCGTGGCCGCCGGGCGAAAAGCCCCCGGCCGGCGGCGGATTCAGGTGGGCGACGAAACTCTTGGTCGCGTAGGCGAAGCTGTCCCCGGTACCGCAGTCCACCCGCAGCGGGATCGGCGCCAACCGCGGCACCAGGTTGAACACCGAGTTGGTCCGCCAGTCATCGACACTGTCGAATGCACCGGCGGGCGCGCCGAAATACGTCATATAGATCGCCGGGCTGATGGCGCAGATGCCGGCGGTGCGTGCCGGGCCCAGACGGGTGCCCAGCAGCAGTGCGCCGTAGCCGCCCATCGACCAGCCCATGAACGCGACGCGGGAGGTGTCGATGCCCTTTTCGGTCAGCATCGGGATCAGCTCGTGCAGCACCATGGCGCCGGAGTCCTCGCCGGAGCTGTGCGGCCGCCAATAGGAGTTGCCGCCGTCGACGGCCACCACCGCGAACGGGGGCCGGCCGGCCGCGGCCAGCCTCGCCAGCTCCTCCTCCACACCCAGATCCATCACCCATGCGGCATCGCCGTCCTTGCAGTGCAGGGCGATCACCGGCCGCAGGGGAGCGGTCTGCCCCGGCGGGCGGGCGATGATCCAGTTGGTCTCGACGCCACCACGAGCCGCCGACACAAACGACCCGGATTCCCATGTGGGGTAACTGTTACCGGTGGCCCGGGAGGCGGCCGGGCGCCGAAGCGCACCCGCTCCGAACAGGCCCGCAGCCCCCACCGCGCCGACCCCAAGGCGCAAAGCAGCCCGGCGGGTCACATCAGCCATGGGCAGCATCATCGCGCGGCGGCCCCGGGCGGATCAGCTCGGCGCACCACCCTTGATCAGGTTGATGCCGGTTCGTTAGGAACGTCCGGGTTCGGGTTGCGGCCGAAGCGCTCGCGGAACGCCTCCACGGTGTAACCGACCAGGGTCGCTTCCCGGGGTGCCCGGACCGCAGCCGAGCGCGGAATCCGCACCAGGGGCCCGAGCGGACCGGTGAAGTGGCCGGACTTGCCGATCTTGAGCGGGCCGCCGCCGGGGTCGCCAGGATGCGGGGCGATCTCCACCTCCCCGTCGGTGACCACGTAGATCAGGTCCTCGACGGTGCCCTGTTCCAGCAGAACCGAGCCGGGCCCAAGCCGGACCGGGGCCTGCGGGGACGGCTCGGGCATACCGGACGGGGACAGCTCGACGACGATGTCGGCCAGGGGCACGATCCGGGTGTCGTGGGTGGCCACCACCACGACGCGGTCACCGGCGGCCAGCAGCCGCAGCAGTTGCACCACCTCGCCGGCCCGGGCGTAATCCAATTGCGCGGTGGGCTCGTCGGCCAGGATCAAGGGCGGATCCAGGGCCAGCGCGCGGGCCACCGCCACCCGCTGCTGCTGGCCGCCGCTGAGCTGCCCGGGCCGGTGATGCGTCCGGTCGGCCAGGCCGACCCGGGTCAGCAGGTCGCGGCCGCGCTCCTGAGCCGACCATTGTGTCCAGCCGGCCGCCCACATCGGGACCATCACGTTCTCCAGCGCCGTCAGGCTCGGCACCAGATTGAACGCCTGGAAGACGATTCCGACGGTGCGCCGGCGGTAAGCAGTGAGGTCGCGCCTGCGCAGTGCGGTGACGTCGGTGGCGCCGAAGCGGATCTGGCCGGCGGTGGGGCTCAAGATGCCGCCCAGGCAGGACAGCAGGGTGGTCTTGCCGCAGCCGCTGGGGCCCAGCACCACCACCAGCGAACCGGCCGGGACATCCAGGCTCAAGCCGTGAATCGGACGGACCGGGTCCCCGCCGCGGGTGGCGTACTCGATCACCAGATCGCGGATCCGCAAGTCCCCCATGGGCTAGGGCCCCCCGAACGCCAGCACCGGGTCCACCGCCACCGCATGCCGCAAGCCGGCCAGGCTGGCGAGCAGACCGATGCCCACCGCGGTCACCATCAGCAGGGCGAACGACGACGGCGTCACCGCGACCAGCATC
It encodes:
- a CDS encoding ABC transporter ATP-binding protein, which produces MGDLRIRDLVIEYATRGGDPVRPIHGLSLDVPAGSLVVVLGPSGCGKTTLLSCLGGILSPTAGQIRFGATDVTALRRRDLTAYRRRTVGIVFQAFNLVPSLTALENVMVPMWAAGWTQWSAQERGRDLLTRVGLADRTHHRPGQLSGGQQQRVAVARALALDPPLILADEPTAQLDYARAGEVVQLLRLLAAGDRVVVVATHDTRIVPLADIVVELSPSGMPEPSPQAPVRLGPGSVLLEQGTVEDLIYVVTDGEVEIAPHPGDPGGGPLKIGKSGHFTGPLGPLVRIPRSAAVRAPREATLVGYTVEAFRERFGRNPNPDVPNEPAST
- a CDS encoding alpha/beta hydrolase, with the translated sequence MMLPMADVTRRAALRLGVGAVGAAGLFGAGALRRPAASRATGNSYPTWESGSFVSAARGGVETNWIIARPPGQTAPLRPVIALHCKDGDAAWVMDLGVEEELARLAAAGRPPFAVVAVDGGNSYWRPHSSGEDSGAMVLHELIPMLTEKGIDTSRVAFMGWSMGGYGALLLGTRLGPARTAGICAISPAIYMTYFGAPAGAFDSVDDWRTNSVFNLVPRLAPIPLRVDCGTGDSFAYATKSFVAHLNPPPAGGFSPGGHDVSYWRSQLPAQLSWLDS
- a CDS encoding heavy metal translocating P-type ATPase encodes the protein MTCASCAARVERALNALDGVAATVNFAVERAHIEHQPHVSPADLVNTVEATGYQAAVLGSAGEHHGGHADVSAGQLRTRLIVSALLAAPVVALSMVMAWQFSGWQWVALALTTPIVFWGGYPFHRAAARTAVHRAATMDTLVSLGTCAAYLWSVVAVCTGAGHVYFEVAAVVTVFLLAGRFAESHAKRSAGAALRELLELGAKDATVMSADGSTETRVPIADLRVGDVIVVRPGERVAADGVVVDGASALDTAAMTGEPLPVDVAVGDSVLGGSLNTTGRVLVRAAKVGADTQLARMATMVADAQAGKASVQRLADRVSAVFVPAVLGIAALTLAGWLLTGASAAAAFTAAVAVLIIACPCALGLATPTAILVGTGRGAQLGILIKNPQVLETVKDIDTVVLDKTGTVTSGVMSVGGLAAEPGEDPDTVLARAAAVEAASEHPIATAIVAGAKAAGLQIAPVTDFVSRPGHGVTGVVDGLRVEVARAAAADETGTAVEVCWEGQVRGTITVTDTVRPTSAAAVAQLKALGITPILLTGDGAAAARRVAGQVGIDSGNVIADVLPADKAAEVKRLQADGRRVAMVGDGVNDSVALATADIGMAMGTGTDAAIEAGDVTLVRGDLGTVPTALRLSARTLRIIRQNLGWAFGYNVAAIPLAAAGLLNPMIAGAAMAASSVLVVANSLRLRRFAR